Proteins from one Podospora pseudoanserina strain CBS 124.78 chromosome 1, whole genome shotgun sequence genomic window:
- the och1 gene encoding alpha-1,6-mannosyltransferase Och1 (EggNog:ENOG503NUUF; COG:G; CAZy:GT32), translating to MLTFRRALVAAVFFIAVLFLTTRSSSPAASAAAVEYPKVQPGAEAARQESQTTASSGQKAADDQAVQNGGRQGGPPKQKPMKDMSRMTLYEKLAYQFPYDVETKFPAYIWQTWKWTPAHGEFTFREQEATWTEQHPGFIHEVITDQVAVHLLRLLYGSVPEVLEAYEALPLPVLKADFFRYLILLARGGIYSDIDTYAIRSALEWVPESVPRDQIGLVIGIEADPDRPDWKDWYSRRIQFCQWTIQSKPGHPVLREVVSRITEQVLKRKRAGSLKDVVDKDVIEFTGPALWTDIIFGYFNDERYFDMENSVGLIDWKNFTGMETARRVGDVIVLPITSFSPGVQQMGAKDYDDPMAFVKHDFEGTWKPESERHIGEQ from the exons ATGCTCACCTTCCGCCGCGCCCTCGTGGCCGCGGTGTTTTTCATCGctgtcctcttcctcacaaCACGATCGTCATCACCGGCTGCCTCGGCGGCAGCTGTCGAGTATCCAAAAGTACAGCCCGGAGCAGAGGCCGCGAGGCAGGAATCGCAAACAACGGCGTCTTCTGGGCAGAAAGCTGCCGACGACCAGGCGGTACAAAATGGCGGACGTCAGGGCGGCCCGCCGAAGCAGAAGCCGATGAAGGATATGTCAAGAATGACGCTTTACGAGAAGCTCGCCTACCAGTTTCCCTACGATGTCGAGACGAAATTCCCAGCTTACATTTGGCAAACGTGGAAATGGACACCAGCGCACGGAGAGTTTACCTTTCGCGAGCAGGAGGCGACATGGACGGAGCAGCACCCAGGGTTTATCCACGAGGTCATCACCGATCAGGTTGCTGTGCACCTGCTCCGTCTCCTCTACGGATCAGTTCCCGAGGTTCTGGAGGCGTATGAGgcgcttcctcttcctgtgCTCAAGGCCGATTTCTTCCGCTACTTGATCCTGCTCGCCAGAGGAGGTATCTATTCCGACATCGACACGTATGCAATCCGCAGCGCGCTCGAGTGGGTCCCCGAATCAGTCCCGCGCGACCAGATCGGATTGGTTATTGGAATCGAGGCGGATCCGGATCGCCCGGATTGGAAGGATTGGTACAGCCGAAGAATTCAGTTTTGCCAGTGGACCATCCAGAGCAAGCCCGGTCACCCTGTGCTGAGAGAAGTGGTGTCCCGCATTACCGAACAGGTcctgaagaggaagagagctGGTTCGCTCAAAGATGTTGTCGACAAGGATGTTATTGAATTTACTGGCCCAGCCCTTTGGACGGATATTATCTTCGGGTACTTCAACGACGAGCGGTACTTCGACATGGAGAATTCGGTCGGCCTGATTGACTGGAAGAATTTTACTGGCATGGAGACGGCAAGACGTGTGGGAGATGTCATCGtgctccccatcaccagcttCTCACCAGGTGTACAACAGATGGGGGCTAAAGATTACGACGATCCTATGGCGTTTGTGAAGCACGATTTCGAGG GCACATGGAAACCTGAGAGCGAGCGTCACATTGGCGAGCAATGA
- a CDS encoding hypothetical protein (EggNog:ENOG503P2EM; COG:A) encodes MEKQRPVIELDGRTGEGGGQLVRIACALAAVATVPIRITHVRGNREGPRGGAKGGGLKSQHVTAIEYLATATNAEVDGLSVGSHTLDFRPRLKSSSLKSRTIKIEADSPAASTLLIFQAIFPFLLFSGSSDKVDEPITLELSGGTNVSFSLSYEYLDQVLLPTLENAFGIVVQRKLISRGWSLGKASRGKCSFQFNPLRAGETLTFKDNGLGEIYGGGPGDVDLEAIDVSMIVPFAMQESMMQALVTDLEEMFPDVEVNFKVTEDSGQDSRIYVLLVGRSGELRWGRDMLTSTPKKTKTKVSAMSSESLSQSLSRKLCKELFDEVSAGGVVDEFLQDQLAIFQALAEGKTSFPRTHDENGELEQAMNKLSLDEKLRKDKTIIPFGEGSLHAKTARWVTAELLPEVKWYNKGRICHGVGMQMEKVSTR; translated from the exons ATGGAAAAGCAACGACCCGTTATCGAACTCGACGGGAGGacaggtgaaggaggtggccAGCTGGTGCGCATAGCATgtgccctcgccgccgtcgccaccGTCCCAATCCGCATAACACATGTCCGTGGGAATCGTGAAGGCCCTCGGGGAGGTGCCAAAGGCGGAG GTCTCAAATCCCAACACGTCACCGCCATCGAATATCTCGCCACAGCAACCAACGCCGAAGTCGACGGACTCTCCGTCGGCTCTCACACCCTCGATTTCCGCCCTCGCCTcaagtcctcctccctcaaatcccGCACCATCAAGATCGAAGCCGACTCCCCCGCCGCTTCgaccctcctcatcttccaggccatctttcccttccttctaTTTTCTGGCAGCAGCGACAAGGTCGACGAGCCAATAACGCTCGAACTCTCGGGCGGAACCAacgtctccttctccctcagcTACGAGTACCTCGACCAAGTCCTCTTACCAACCCTCGAAAACGCCTTTGGCATCGTCGTGCAGCGGAAGCTGATTTCCCGCGGGTGGAGTCTGGGTAAAGCATCACGGGGAAAGTGCTCGTTTCAGTTCAACCCTCTTAGGGCAGGGGAGACGTTAACGTTCAAGGACAATGGGTTGGGCGAGATTTACGGCGGTGGTCCGGGGGATGTCGATCTCGAAGCTATTGACGTGTCGATGATCGTCCCCTTTGCCATGCAAGAGTCCATGATGCAGGCACTCGTGACAgacttggaggagatgtttcCTGATGTGGAGGTCAATTTCAAGGTGACGGAGGATTCGGGGCAGGACTCGAGGATATACGTCCTGCTGGTAGGAAGGTCGGGCGAGCtaaggtgggggagggatatgCTCACTTCGACGCcgaagaagacaaagactAAGGTGTCGGCGATGAGCTCGGAGTCGTTGAGTCAGAGTTTGTCGAGGAAGTTGTGCAAGGAACTGTTTGACGAAGTTTCTGCGGGGGGCGTGGTGGATGAGTTTTTGCAGGACCAGCTGGCGATTTTCCAGGCTTTGGCTGAGGGAAAGACGTCGTTCCCGCGGACTCATGATGAGAATGGCGAGTTGGAGCAGGCCATGAACAAGCTCAGCCTGGATGAGAAGTTACGGAAGGATAAGACTATCATTCCGTTTGGAGAGGGGAGTTTGCATGCCAAGACAGCCAGGTGGGTGACGGCGGAGCTGTTGCCTGAGGTCAAGTGGTACAACAAGGGGAGGATATGCCATGGTGTTGGTATGCAGATGGAGAAGGTGTCAACGCGGTAA
- a CDS encoding hypothetical protein (EggNog:ENOG502GUIC; COG:S), with the protein MSTTTSNNPNPNPNTPAAPSGPGSTKIAGKLELLSRQNRSQPPLSSSSSARSSPFPTHLGLFAYGTLTIDAVMHTLLDRVPPSTLTSAPGWRAAGLPDLPYPGLVADPTSVAPGRAYNDLTKREWAILDSFENPKYDVARVTLASGAEALAYIWPADPPALTTTWTVDFIDTEGMEDYLAMCVELRQDWESQRSKTS; encoded by the exons atgtccaccaccacatctaacaaccccaacccaaaccccaacacccccgcAGCGCCTAGTGGGCCCGGCTCCACCAAAATCGCGGGGAAGCTGGAGTTGCTGTCCCGGCAGAATCGCTCCCAACCGCCGctatcgtcatcatcatcagcccgctcctcccccttcccaacccacctcggcctcttcGCCTACGGCACATTAACCATCGATGCGGTGATGCACACCCTGCTAGACCGGGTGCCGCCGTCAACGCTGACTTCAGCGCCCGGGTGGAGAGCAGCTGGCTTGCCGGATTTACC ATACCCAGGGCTTGTCGCCGACCCGACAAGTGTGGCACCAGGGAGGGCCTACAACGACCTCACAAAGCGAGAATGGGCCATTTTGGACTCTTTTGAGAATCCAAAGTACGACGTCGCGCGGGTCACTCTTGCCAGTGGCGCTGAAGCGCTGGCCTATATCTGGCCTGCTGATCCCCCTGCACTGACGACCACTTGGACGGTTGACTTCATCGATACTGAAGGCATGGAAGACTACCTAGCCATGTGTGTGGAATTAAGGCAGGACTGGGAGAGCCAGAGGTCAAAGACTTCCTGA
- a CDS encoding hypothetical protein (EggNog:ENOG503P33Z; COG:Q) — protein sequence MAKTVLITGAAGGLGKAIADAFLAAGANVAVCDVNPQRITAVEEEWTKSYDDKFLAQQADVTDEAAVQSLVDATVSKFDRLDVLINNAGVMDDFSPVGACSKETWDRVLNINLNGPYTTSKVAIAQFEKQDPVGGIIINMGSNASIHGFKAGAAYTVSKAGVMALTKNTAGFYGPKGIYSIALLLGGMNTNITDAFAKGMHMEAFQAISASQSPVGLEKMVPIESVAKYCVFLSEKDIATSANGSCVVFNNNWPEA from the coding sequence ATGGCCAAGACAGTCCTCATCACCGGTGCCGCTGGCGGTCTCGGAAAGGCAATCGCTGATGCTttcctcgccgccggtgCCAATGTTGCCGTGTGCGACGTCAACCCTCAACGAATCACGGCTGTCGAAGAGGAATGGACCAAGTCCTATGACGACAAATTCCTCGCTCAACAAGCCGACGTAACAGACGAGGCCGCTGTCCAAAGTCTTGTCGATGCCACTGTCTCCAAATTCGACCGCCTGGACGTTTTaatcaacaacgccggcgTCATGGATGACTTCTCTCCCGTTGGCGCATGCTCCAAGGAGACATGGGACCGTgtcctcaacatcaacctcaacggGCCAtacaccacctccaaggTTGCCATCGCCCAGTTCGAGAAGCAAGATCCCGTCGgtggcatcatcatcaacatgggCTCCAACGCCAGCATCCATGGATTCAAGGCTGGAGCGGCTTACACAGTATCCAAGGCTGGTGTCATGGCGTTGACCAAGAACACGGCCGGCTTCTACGGGCCAAAGGGTATCTACAGCATCGCATTGCTTCTGGGCGGCATGAACACCAACATTACTGATGCCTTCGCCAAGGGCATGCACATGGAGGCGTTCCAAGCCATCTCTGCTTCTCAGTCGCCTGTGGGTCTCGAGAAAATGGTGCCTATTGAGAGCGTGGCCAAGTATTGCGTGTTTTTGTCGGAGAAGGATATTGCGACGAGCGCAAATGGGTCTTGCGTTGTGTTTAACAACAACTGGCCTGAGGCGTAA
- a CDS encoding hypothetical protein (COG:I; EggNog:ENOG503NUND), with protein sequence MRFQLVPETQTALVLMRRRASLPCSRIKTRWLGVGKLGVRRSSGLTRSISEGHRHVPLLGMTIPEHFNTMAEKYADHRAVTSVPAIRNVNKSLLGYEVHWNPRTLTYRELDSISNILAHSLRAQGVQKGDRVAVSLGNCWEFAALTYAVYKLGAILVPLNPQFNAEQVTAALNHLEVKLLIINAMTDLAYKPGQGRSNIPLLKTIVPDLTTGTIKSPTVKSLEKVIVVDNSKTHFPSPPKISEYLSLTPFDTIWLHDAKHIDPIIPDSPLSPSETINIQFTSGTTSHPKAAMLTHENILNNGHLIAQRMGLDPSDRIICPPPLFHCFGCILGYMACATTGAEIMFPSPAFDPAATIVMAHKEKATGLYGVATMFVSMFEELANPKHRKNYLRPVYENLQEGEKAFPSLKKGIAAGSSVPQSLMHKIYDTFGLEDLVICYGMTETSPVSCMTTPDDPFEKRTSTVGRAMPHTTVKIVDPENKGRILPIGEKGELAAAGYLVMKGYWGDEGRTNEVRVAERDEDGQERVWMYSGDEASMDEEGYVAITGRIKDLIIRGGENIHPLEIENCLFQHEYVAEVSVVGVPCDRHGESVGAFVIAHEGVGVETEGMESDKDVGEEGKKVLTAEMVREWVRSRLSAHLVPKHVWFVREYPKTASGKIQKFKLRDMAKRWLLEAGERKQQQ encoded by the exons ATGAGATTCCAGTTGGTGCCAGAGACTCAAACGGCTCTGGTGCTGATGCGAAGGCGTGCGAGCCTGCCTTGCAGTCGCATCAAGACGAGATGGCTAGGCGTTGGAAAGTTGGGTGTGCGGAGAAGCAGTGGTTTGACAAGGAGCATCAGTGAAGGGCATCGTCAT GTTCCATTACTGGGAATGACCATCCCCGAACACTTCAATACCATGGCGGAGAAATACGCCGACCACAGGGCAGTGACCAGTGTGCCTGCCATTCGCAACGTGAACAAGTCCTTGCTGGGCTATGAAGTCCACTGGAACCCGCGCACCCTCACCTACCGAGAACTTgactccatctccaacatccTCGCACATTCGTTGCGAGCGCAAGGAGTCCAGAAAGGCGACAGAGTTGCTGTCAGCCTGGGAAACTGCTGGGAGTTTGCTGCCCTCACCTATGCAGTCTATAAATTAGGCGCTATTCTCGTCCCGCTGAACCCTCAGTTCAACGCCGAGCAAGTCACAGCCGCCCTAAACCATCTCGAGGTCaaactcctcatcatcaacgccatgaCAGACCTCGCATACAAGCCCGGTCAAGGAAGAAGTAACATACCCTTACTCAAGACCATCGTCCCAGACCTCACCACAGGCACCATCAAAAGCCCAACAGTGAAAAGCCTCGAAAAAGTAATCGTCGTGGACAACTCAAAAACACACTTCCCCAGCCCCCCAAAGATCTCGGAGTACCtatccctcacccccttcgaCACCATATGGCTCCACGACGCGAAACACATcgaccccatcatccccgattctcccctttccccgtCAGAAACAATCAACATCCAATTCACCTCgggcaccacctcccaccccaaagcAGCGATGCTCACCCACGAAAACATCCTCAACAACGGCCACCTCATCGCCCAGCGCATGGGTCTCGACCCCTCGGATCGAATCATCTGTCCCCCTCCCTTGTTCCACTGCTTCGGCTGCATCCTGGGGTACATGGCCTGCGCGACCACGGGAGCAGAAATCATGTTCCCCTCCCCGGCATTTGACCCAGCCGCCACGATCGTCATGGCCCACAAGGAAAAAGCCACGGGTCTGTACGGGGTGGCAACAATGTTTGTGTCCATGTTTGAGGAGCTCGCCAACCCGAAACATCGAAAGAATTATCTACGGCCCGTCTACGAGAACTTAcaggagggcgagaaggCGTTCCCGTCGCTGAAAAAGGGGATCGCGGCGGGGAGTTCGGTGCCGCAGAGTTTGATGCACAAGATTTACGACACTTTTGGGTTGGAGGACCTGGTGATTTGCTATGGGATGACGGAGACGAGCCCGGTGAGCTGCATGACTACGCCTGATGATCCGTTCGAGAAGAGGACGAGCACGGTGGGCAGGGCGATGCCGCATACGACGGTCAAGATTGTTGACCCGGAGAATAAGGGGAGGATATTGCCgattggggagaagggggagttGGCAGCGGCGGGGTATTTGGTTATGAAGGGGTACTGGGGGGACGAGGGGAGGACGAAcgaggtgagggtggcggaacgggatgaggatggacaGGAGAGGGTCTGGATGTACAGCGGGGATGAGGCGAGtatggatgaggagggctaTGTGGCTATCACAGGGAGGATCAAGGATCTGATCAtcaggggaggggagaataTCCATCCGCTGGAGATTGAGAACTGTTTGTTTCAGCATGAGTACGTGGCCGAGGTAAGCGTGGTTGGGGTGCCGTGTGACAGGCACGGGGAGAGCGTGGGCGCGTTTGTGATTGCGCATGAGGGGGTCGGGGTGGAGACGGAAGGGATGGAGAGTGATAaggatgttggggaggagggcaagaaggtgTTGACTGCGGAaatggtgagggagtgggtgaggAGTCGGCTGAGCGCGCATTTGGTGCCGAAGCATGTTTGGTTTGTGAGGGAATACCCCAAGACAGCGAGTGGGAAGATTCAGAAGTTCAAGTTGAGGGATATGGCGAAGAGGTGGTTGCTCgaggcgggggagaggaagcaacAACAATGA
- a CDS encoding hypothetical protein (EggNog:ENOG503PI7T) encodes MKVTSLAAALAAALAATLSVAVAEMAAAQADWPDWPDWEDLDWTLEEVSPLVVGKGKGGKGQDIVEISIIDPTIEILPFGKGKGKGWGKGNSNKPAPLPQGFKCKPGSYACEWSESKGSGWKVCNVLGEWVYGGSCGKRERCEFNLANKSPYCLPYSYL; translated from the exons ATGAAggtcacctccctcgccgccgccctcgccgccgccctcgccgccaccctctccgtcgccgtcgccgagATGGCCGCCGCCCAGGCTGACTGGCCCGACTGGCCCGACTGGGAGGACCTCGACTGGACCCTCGAGGAGGTCTCCcccctcgtcgtcggcaagggcaagggcggcAAGGGCCAGGACATTGTCGAGATCTCCATCATCGACCCCACCATCGAGATCCTCCCCttcggcaagggcaagggcaagggctGGGGCAagggcaacagcaacaagcccgcccctctcccccaggGGTTCAAGTGCAAGCCTGGCAGCTACGCCTGCGAGTGGTCCGAGAGCAAGGGGAGCGGGTGGAAGGTGTGCAACGTTttgggggagtgggtg TATGGCGGCTCCTGCGgcaagagggagaggtgcgAGTTCAACTTGGCCAACAAGAGCCCTTACTGTTTGCCTTACTCTTACTTGTAG
- a CDS encoding hypothetical protein (EggNog:ENOG503PBMH), whose protein sequence is MSRYTNVRRRAAGLGRYAENPDLGKLKYCPDIQLNEEHPSVPFMPPVPSFNGANDIWSSFPRPIDKNDWVRRITGEQPPARVGESSQTSQAELGRLSSRSYSLRVGDSNDFASVWESIVIPALTDLLQQYCDSDFAVDVHNFPELSTDAVPRVIYITLSDHVDPSFEETIRTELAHAVPTRFHPIYLKFRRGGPQRSGMWWGQERGDHDDICEPRNITYRPAPIMGISIGPVQVADAASLGGFIKIGSELYAMSAAHAFEDAVKKGHARVHHPAKPDFPKITPSDPRAKQYVIGTVAMKTPSGTLRPSLTFQNTNFSAERTKVEMDWCLIGPVKNGKNIISVPSFQMDRCIAVEQTAPVEGNTEVYAMARTSGYSLGFVSDVPGLQRIGGHLRREWTVRQYSPFKHPRDSRASAPWQTLKQWVTSGMGVPGDSGAWLMRRSDNAVIGLIWGRNHDYGDPLERVRLTYFTPMVDILKDVRENVSLPSYSATDLARASDSQRSAVHLDPSRDPWNALASDVIQQHRHTQEDLIRDHFVDNNIPPSGAVFDCPPHAESGLSLMESLSEPIEASVLAAGRQTLPPYSEGHHSTSTLRSQDRLLLGIGESVSVPDLSSSSSIHSSVGSMGEPFDAISAGSGVHIVEEQGVHEDIIEVEEPVRSKACFTAANPPAFPRLGFVRP, encoded by the exons ATGTCCCGATACACCAACGTACGCCGACGTGCTGCCGGTCTAGGCCGGTATGCCGAGAACCCGGACCTGGGCAAGCTCAAGTACTGTCCCGACATCCAGTTAAACGAGGAACACCCATCTGTTCCTTTTATGCCCCCAGTGCCAAGCTTCAATGGCGCCAACGATATTTGGTCCAGCTTTCCCCGACCCATCGACAAGAATGACTGGGTGCGTCGGATCACAGGGGAGCAACCCCCTGCTCGAGTAGGGGAGTCGTCCCAAACGTCCCAGGCTGAGCTCGGGCGCCTTTCATCTCGGTCCTA CTCACTTCGCGTGGGGGACTCCAACGACTTCGCCTCGGTCTGGGAATCGATTGTAATTCCTGCCCTTActgacctcctccaacaataCTGCGACTCTGACTTCGCGGTCGACGTACACAACTTCCCTGAGCTCTCCACAGATGCCGTCCCCCGTGTGATCTACATCACACTGAGCGACCATGTGGACCCCTCGTTTGAA GAAACCATCCGTACCGAGCTTGCCCACGCAGTTCCCACTCGCTTCCACCCCATCTACCTCAAGTTCCGTAGAGGTGGTCCCCAGAGATCCGGGATGTGGTGGGGCCAGGAAAGAGGCGACCATGATGACATTTGTGAGCCTCGCAACATCACTTACCGTCCCGCGCCCATAATGGGCATCTCGATCGGTCCAGTCCAAGTAGCCGACGCTGCTTCACTCGGGGGCTTCATCAAAATCGGCTCTGAGCTGTACGCCATGAGTGCCGCTCATGCCTTTGAGGATGCTGTCAAAAAGGGGCACGCCCGCGTTCATCACCCAGCTAAACCCGACTTCCCCAAGATCACGCCTAGTGATCCTCGCGCGAAGCAATACGTCATTGGGACTGTGGCTATGAAGACGCCGTCTGGGACACTTCGTCCATCGCTTACCTTTCAGAACACGAATTTCTCGGCGGAACGCACcaaggttgagatggatTGGTGTCTCATTGGACCGGTGAAAAACGGGAAGAACATAATCTCGGTGCCCAGTTTCCAAATGGATCGGTGCATTGCTGTGGAGCAGACGGCGCCCGTTGAGGGGAACACCGAGGTTTATGCCATGGCGAGGACAAGCGGGTATTCGCTTGGTTTTGTATCTGATGTGCCTGGGTTGCAGAGAATTGGCGGACATCTGAGGAGGGAATGGACTGTCAGACAGTACTCCCCTTTCAAGCACCCGAGGGACAGTCGAGCTAGTGCGCCTTG GCAAACGTTGAAGCAATGGGTGACTTCGGGAATGGGGGTGCCCGGAGACTCGGGGGCATGGCTGATGCGGCGCTCTGACAATGCGGTCATCGGGCTCATCTGGGGACGCAACCATGACTATGGTGATCCCCTCGAGCGAGTTCGTCTGACCTACTTCACCCCCATGGTGGATATCCTCAAAGATGTGCGGGAAAAT GTCTCGCTACCCAGCTACTCGGCCACAGATCTGGCACGGGCTTCTGATAGCCAGCGTAGCGCAGTGCACTTGGATCCATCTCGAGACCCGTGGAATGCCCTGGCATCAGATGTGATTCAGCAGCATCGCCACACCCAAGAGGACCTCATCAGGGATCATTTCGTCGACAATAACATCCCTCCCTCTGGCGCAGTGTTCGATTGCCCACCACATGCCGAGTCTGGTCTCAGTCTGATGGAGAGTTTGTCTGAGCCCATTGAGGCATCTGTTCTCGCAGCAGGTCGTCAAACACTGCCACCTTATAGCGAGGGCCATCATTCAACGTCAACTTTGCGCTCTCAAGATCGATTGCTTCTTGGAATCGGGGAAAGCGTATCAGTGCCCGATCTttccagctcatcatccatccattcgAGTGTCGGATCCATGGGTGAACCTTTTGATGCTATATCCGCTGGAAGTGGAGTGCACATTGTCGAAGAACAAGGCGTGCACGAAGACATCATCGAGGTCGAAGAGCCTGTCAGGTCCAAAGCCTGTTTTACTGCTGCGAACCCCCCCGCCTTTCCAAGGTTGGGCTTCGTTCGGCCGTGA
- a CDS encoding hypothetical protein (BUSCO:EOG09261HB6; COG:O; EggNog:ENOG503NVU4), whose translation MSSLTSNNKVQLAATAVVSAAVAAGAILSYQRLQKDSRLNRLKQSIPNPGDDESGVQKLTRVGPLPKPDKEDEHNFLLAQRAQAGDFDDELILEQLARNRVFLSDQGLSKLRNAFVIIVGCGGVGSHACAALSRSGVSKIRLIDFDQVTLSSLNRHAVATLADVGLPKVQCLQRRLCAITPWIKFDLRLQKFDGSVAGDLLGDWEGGQRPDFVIDAIDNIESKVELLKYCHDNGLPVISAMGAGTKSDPTRVMVGDIGASFEDGLSRATRRKLKLLGVTSGIPVVYSTEKMGEGKAALLPLSEEEFKKGDVGDLGALPDFRVRILPVLGTMPAVFGYVAANHVILKITGYPMDYQPAKARDKMYEAILAYVQASEEKVVRMIEGGRTDVCVGLKVPITPGDIAFLVEEAFRGRSAVTGVPTKLMLIRWRKPATTTLVRIGEGKAEQKSSNLRLRDLVCMTKEEAVRHQKEVLLGDKSLEDLYSQEVIELVERQQKEAEAYERHRP comes from the exons ATGtcatccctcaccagcaacaacaaggtGCAACTAGCCGCAACAGCCGTCGTCTCCGCAgccgtcgccgccggcgcAATCCTTAGCTACCAACGACTCCAAAAAGACTCACGGCTCAACCGCTTAAAGCAGTCCATTCCCAACCCAGGCGACGACGAATCCGGCGTCCAAAAA CTCACCCGCGtcggccccctccccaaacccgaCAAAGAAGACGAAcacaacttcctcctcgcccagcgCGCCCAAGCAGGCGACTTCGACGACGAACTCATCCTCGAGCAGCTCGCCCGCAACCGCGTCTTCCTCTCCGACCAAGGCCTCTCCAAACTCCGCAATGCCTTCGTGATCATCGTCGGCTGCGGCGGCGTCGGCTCTCACGCCTGcgccgccctctcccgctcCGGCGTGAGCAAAATCCGCCTCATCGACTTTGACCAAgtcaccctctcctctctcaacCGTCACGCCGTCGCCACCCTCGCAGACGTCGGTCTCCCCAAAGTCCAGTGTCTCCAGCGCAGGTTGTGCGCCATAACACCGTGGATAAAGTTTGATCTGAGGCTTCAAAAGTTTGATGGGTCGGTGGCGGGGGATCTACTCGGGGATTGGGAAGGCGGGCAGAGGCCGGATTTTGTGATTGATGCAATTGACAACATTGAGAGCAAGGTCGAGCTGCTCAAGTACTGTCACGACAATGGGCTGCCTGTGATTTCGGCCATGGGGGCGGGCACGAAGAGCGATCCCAccagggtgatggtgggggataTCGGGGCGAGTTTCGAGGATGGGCTTTCCagggcgacgaggaggaagctgaAGCTTTTGGGGGTCACGAGCGGGATTCCGGTGGTGTACTCGACCGAGAAGATGGGCGAGGGCAAGGCGGCGCTTTTGCCGctgtcggaggaggagttcaagaaggGGGATGTCGGGGATTTGGGTGCGCTGCCTGATTTTAGGGTGAGGATTCTGCCCGTGTTGGGAACTATGCCGGCGGTTTTTGGATATGTGGCTGCGAATCATGTCATTCTGAAGATCACCG GCTACCCAATGGACTACCAACCCGCCAAGGCCCGCGACAAGATGTACGAGGCCATCCTTGCCTACGTCCAGGCcagcgaggagaaggtggtgcgCATGATCGAAGGAGGCCGCACCGACGTCTGCGTCGGTCTCAAGGTGCCCATCACACCCGGAGACATCGCCTTCTTGGTCGAAGAGGCCTTCAGAGGTAGAAGTGCCGTGACCGGCGTCCCCACAAAGCTCATGCTCATCCGGTGGAGGAagcccgccaccaccaccctcgtccGCATCGGCGAGGGCAAAGCCGAGCAAAAGTCTTCCAACCTCAGGCTCCGTGATTTGGTCTGCATGACtaaggaggaggctgtcaGGCATCAGAAAGAGGTGCTTTTGGGCGACAAGTCTCTCGAGGACCTCTACAGCCAAGAGGTCATCGAGCTCGTGGAGAGGCAGCAaaaggaggccgaggcctATGAACGGCACAGGCCTTGA